In Fluviispira sanaruensis, a genomic segment contains:
- the mutL gene encoding DNA mismatch repair endonuclease MutL gives MLQNEIRHLNDELINQIKAGEVVERPYNVIKELVENSIDAGSKHISIELLDGGKQMIRIADDGYGMSAKNLSLALERHATSKISQFKDLDTLLSFGFRGEALPSIASVSHFSIKSRPHDQDLGREITLNCGKRISEKDVSTSVGTTVQVKDLFSGVPVRLKFLKSTATEFAHIHDFLTAVSLAFYNITFRLSHNGREVFNYKAKNSSADRFTEIFNFNAKDFTEINYTRGSFKLTGFIGLPHTAKTTPSHFITFVNGRYVKDKIVRTGVIQAYQGLLLKGLVAPAIIFVEVDPSWVDVNAHPSKVEVRFYDNAVIQDLIYIGIQNTLKEAIHNKASRTSTQESNDSHPSLPKVESVQTIPKYEAQNYQELSPKSSAVQTIPKYEKTLSSSLNNSSNSNQFKKDYSYNLKGNSVGKLKTDETSYEKNNILNDKVIEKTSPRINQEKLFTEIKTSIFDSAIYLGQFAQCFLLLEISKELWIIDQHAFHERILFEELIVSHMNKMILKQQLLTPVIIPSTEIISEIISEDKNKIDNLGFQIEILKNNHIAIHSFPSFLTPQKIPEVFDEIIARILTFNGIPQTEIHPLIEKAQKINKEFIELNMQSQALDSEKIYHLLFATIACHSAVRAGDPLNEELVKRLLGRAKDVDFYAHCPHGRPVIRKFSEKDISTWFQRT, from the coding sequence TTGCTACAAAATGAGATCAGACATCTAAACGATGAACTTATAAATCAAATAAAAGCCGGAGAAGTTGTTGAAAGACCTTATAATGTCATAAAGGAATTGGTAGAAAACTCCATCGATGCAGGCTCTAAACACATTTCCATCGAACTGCTCGATGGCGGAAAGCAAATGATACGCATTGCAGATGATGGTTATGGCATGTCCGCAAAAAATCTTTCCCTTGCACTGGAAAGACATGCTACCAGTAAGATTTCTCAATTTAAAGATTTAGACACTCTACTCAGTTTTGGTTTTCGGGGAGAAGCCTTGCCAAGTATTGCATCTGTGTCACATTTCTCTATAAAATCACGCCCACACGATCAAGATTTGGGCCGTGAAATTACTTTAAACTGTGGGAAGCGTATTTCAGAAAAAGATGTCTCGACATCAGTTGGCACAACTGTGCAAGTCAAAGATCTTTTTTCTGGCGTCCCTGTTAGATTAAAGTTTCTAAAATCAACTGCAACTGAATTCGCGCATATTCACGATTTCTTAACCGCTGTTTCTTTAGCTTTTTATAATATTACTTTTCGATTATCTCACAATGGCAGAGAAGTTTTTAATTATAAAGCAAAAAATTCTTCTGCGGATCGTTTTACTGAAATATTTAACTTTAATGCAAAAGATTTTACCGAAATAAACTATACGCGTGGATCTTTTAAATTAACAGGCTTCATAGGTTTACCACACACCGCCAAAACAACACCGAGTCATTTCATAACTTTTGTCAATGGCCGTTATGTTAAAGATAAAATTGTTCGCACAGGAGTTATTCAAGCATACCAAGGATTGCTCTTAAAAGGGCTCGTTGCACCCGCAATTATTTTTGTAGAAGTGGATCCCTCTTGGGTTGATGTGAATGCCCATCCGTCCAAAGTTGAAGTCCGATTTTATGACAATGCTGTTATACAAGATCTGATTTATATCGGAATTCAAAACACATTAAAAGAAGCCATTCATAATAAAGCATCGCGGACTTCGACACAAGAGTCCAATGATTCTCACCCCTCTTTGCCGAAAGTTGAATCTGTTCAAACGATCCCTAAATATGAAGCACAAAATTATCAAGAATTATCGCCCAAAAGTTCTGCTGTTCAAACGATCCCTAAGTATGAAAAAACTTTATCCTCATCGCTCAATAATTCTTCAAATAGCAATCAATTTAAAAAAGATTACAGTTACAATCTCAAAGGGAATTCCGTTGGGAAACTGAAAACCGATGAAACGAGTTATGAAAAAAATAATATTTTAAATGATAAAGTTATAGAAAAAACCTCACCAAGAATAAATCAAGAGAAATTATTTACAGAAATAAAAACTTCAATTTTTGATTCTGCAATTTATTTAGGACAATTCGCTCAATGCTTTTTATTGCTTGAAATATCTAAAGAACTTTGGATAATTGACCAACATGCTTTTCATGAAAGAATATTATTTGAAGAACTCATTGTTTCCCATATGAATAAAATGATACTTAAACAACAATTATTAACACCCGTAATTATTCCATCAACAGAAATTATTTCAGAGATTATTTCTGAAGATAAAAATAAAATAGACAACCTCGGTTTTCAAATTGAAATCTTAAAAAATAACCATATTGCAATTCATTCTTTTCCAAGCTTTCTGACCCCACAAAAAATACCAGAAGTTTTTGATGAAATCATTGCACGTATACTTACATTCAACGGAATACCACAAACCGAAATTCACCCACTTATTGAAAAAGCTCAAAAAATAAACAAGGAATTTATTGAACTCAATATGCAGTCTCAAGCTTTAGATAGTGAAAAAATATATCATCTTTTATTTGCAACGATAGCCTGCCATAGTGCTGTTAGAGCAGGTGACCCATTGAATGAAGAACTGGTCAAAAGATTATTAGGGCGCGCAAAAGATGTTGATTTTTACGCCCACTGCCCACATGGTCGACCAGTTATTCGTAAATTTTCTGAGAAGGATATTTCTACGTGGTTTCAAAGGACATAA
- a CDS encoding TIGR00645 family protein: MQNKIAKKRELVEHVLEYIIFASRWLQAPMYFGLIAVQIIYTYKFILELVHTIGSADVSSELQILLGILSLVDITMVANLVAMVIIGGYATFVSKLNLDHHDDKPDWLDHIDPGAIKVKLASSLIGISSIHLLRSFIDIDKMEIDKIKWQIIIHMTFIASTLFLSLTEYIMSKKQTHSHDHRP, from the coding sequence ATGCAAAATAAAATAGCTAAAAAAAGAGAATTAGTTGAACATGTATTAGAATATATTATTTTTGCAAGCCGCTGGCTGCAAGCGCCAATGTATTTTGGCCTTATCGCAGTTCAAATAATATATACTTATAAATTTATTCTTGAGCTCGTCCATACAATTGGTTCCGCAGATGTCAGTTCCGAACTCCAAATTTTGCTTGGCATTTTAAGTCTCGTTGACATCACAATGGTTGCAAACTTAGTGGCTATGGTGATCATTGGTGGATATGCAACATTTGTAAGCAAATTAAATCTTGATCACCATGATGACAAACCTGATTGGCTCGATCACATTGATCCTGGCGCAATTAAAGTAAAGTTAGCAAGTTCATTGATAGGTATATCAAGTATTCATTTATTACGATCTTTTATCGATATTGATAAAATGGAAATTGATAAAATTAAATGGCAGATTATCATTCATATGACCTTTATTGCTTCAACACTTTTTTTATCTTTAACAGAATATATTATGTCAAAGAAACAAACGCATTCTCATGATCATCGTCCATAA
- a CDS encoding ABC transporter substrate-binding protein: protein MTKKIIALLLGLIAILAAVVLLKRNNPKENHITIGILQTASFPPLDDSAKGFISEIKKELGDNVTVIEQNAQGSLMQAQAIASSFKANKSISGFFAIATPAVQALKSEVKNRPITFAAVTDPIGLHLREAGSNITGASDMADIEKQISILREIMPKLTKVALLYNPGETNSVLLVRLMKTTLDKYGIAYQDNGANSQADVAAAAQHAAQNSDLILIPTDNTIASALPIVRQIADKANTPFVTTWTGESEGPLMQFGVDYTQSGVQAAQLMKKILIDGIKPMDLPVVSPSSSILISSKVVERLGLVIPESIKDSVSLM, encoded by the coding sequence ATGACCAAAAAGATCATAGCACTTCTCTTAGGTTTAATTGCCATTTTAGCAGCAGTTGTTTTATTAAAAAGAAATAATCCAAAAGAAAATCACATCACAATCGGAATTTTACAAACTGCATCATTCCCCCCATTAGATGATTCAGCGAAAGGTTTTATTTCCGAAATTAAAAAAGAACTGGGTGATAATGTAACTGTTATTGAACAGAATGCTCAAGGCTCTTTGATGCAAGCTCAAGCAATTGCTTCAAGCTTCAAAGCAAATAAAAGCATTTCAGGCTTTTTTGCTATTGCAACACCAGCTGTGCAAGCATTAAAATCAGAGGTTAAAAACAGACCTATTACTTTTGCAGCAGTGACAGATCCTATTGGCTTGCATTTAAGAGAAGCTGGTTCAAATATCACTGGCGCATCGGACATGGCAGATATTGAAAAACAAATTTCAATTCTAAGAGAGATAATGCCTAAGTTAACAAAAGTTGCTTTATTATACAATCCAGGCGAAACAAACTCTGTGCTCTTAGTTAGACTAATGAAAACAACATTAGACAAATATGGCATTGCTTATCAAGACAATGGAGCAAATAGCCAGGCAGATGTTGCTGCAGCTGCTCAACATGCTGCACAAAACTCTGATCTTATTCTTATTCCAACAGACAATACGATTGCTTCTGCATTACCAATCGTTCGTCAAATTGCAGATAAAGCCAATACCCCTTTTGTCACAACTTGGACGGGTGAAAGCGAAGGGCCACTTATGCAATTCGGTGTCGACTACACTCAATCAGGCGTCCAAGCAGCTCAACTCATGAAAAAAATATTAATTGATGGTATAAAACCTATGGACTTACCCGTAGTATCGCCGAGTAGCAGTATACTTATAAGTTCAAAAGTTGTAGAGAGACTTGGGCTCGTTATTCCTGAGTCTATTAAAGACAGCGTATCGTTAATGTAA
- a CDS encoding ATP-binding cassette domain-containing protein translates to MIKLENVNVEFGEFKALQDINCSINAKDFILILGHNGAGKSTLLDVVSGRLSPTSGKILRNNEEISALSEAKRARFISRVFQNTHMGSVSTMTVAENLAMATLKSKKAGFKSAIKNFPEQIVEETLKPLGLRLEELLNTPIGILSGGQRQIITIIMATLCEPDILLLDEPTAALDPVSTENLLQFVQNFTKNRNMATMMITHAEQQAKFLANRTWVLQKGQLNTGS, encoded by the coding sequence ATGATTAAATTAGAAAATGTAAATGTTGAGTTTGGAGAATTTAAAGCTCTACAAGATATTAACTGCTCCATTAATGCCAAAGATTTTATTCTTATTCTCGGCCACAATGGTGCCGGAAAGAGCACTTTACTTGATGTCGTTTCTGGCAGACTTTCCCCAACCAGCGGGAAAATTCTGCGCAATAATGAAGAAATATCAGCCCTCTCCGAAGCAAAAAGAGCTCGCTTTATCAGCCGCGTATTTCAAAATACCCACATGGGTTCTGTCTCAACAATGACCGTTGCTGAAAACTTAGCTATGGCCACGCTTAAAAGCAAAAAAGCTGGCTTTAAAAGCGCTATCAAGAACTTTCCAGAACAAATAGTAGAAGAAACATTAAAACCATTAGGTTTAAGACTTGAAGAGTTGTTAAACACCCCGATTGGAATTCTTTCTGGGGGACAACGACAAATTATTACAATTATCATGGCGACCCTATGCGAACCTGACATTCTTTTATTAGATGAACCTACGGCCGCTTTGGATCCCGTTTCAACTGAAAATCTACTCCAATTTGTGCAAAACTTCACGAAGAATCGCAATATGGCCACTATGATGATCACTCATGCAGAACAGCAAGCAAAATTCCTCGCGAATCGCACTTGGGTTTTGCAAAAAGGCCAGCTGAACACAGGTTCTTAA
- the miaA gene encoding tRNA (adenosine(37)-N6)-dimethylallyltransferase MiaA gives MVSKDIIQTGNLFAFIFIGPTASGKSGLAHTLVDQFAAEGKKCEIVNLDAFQIYKELSAGTAKPSAEERQNYIYHCIDLIHINENLDANTFAKKVTETCKEIIDRGHIPFCVGGSGLYLRAFLHGLDNFPARNDEFREKLRILAETNGWPWCHEWLNQVDPIRAQELHPNDKTRIERALEIYILTGIPMSTLRSKTGVLNDQETLFPCYVIHLEPEDDKLKERIKTRVPILFNHGWIEEVKVLYEKYGDELAKFHAIQAIGYKEVLNFIKECKIHPDTLNKQEYINTLQERIATLTWQYAKRQGTWNAKEKRDFVVTSINKSVINKLKKEMEHKIKDFIST, from the coding sequence GTGGTTTCAAAGGACATAATTCAAACAGGCAACCTTTTCGCTTTTATATTTATCGGACCTACTGCGAGCGGCAAATCTGGGTTGGCGCATACTTTAGTTGATCAATTTGCAGCAGAAGGTAAAAAATGCGAGATAGTCAATTTAGATGCTTTTCAAATATATAAAGAACTTTCTGCTGGTACAGCAAAACCGAGCGCAGAAGAACGACAAAATTATATTTATCACTGTATCGATCTCATACATATAAATGAAAATTTAGATGCCAATACATTTGCGAAGAAAGTAACTGAGACTTGTAAAGAAATTATCGATAGGGGTCATATTCCATTTTGCGTTGGTGGCAGTGGTCTCTATCTTCGCGCTTTTTTACATGGTCTCGATAACTTTCCTGCTCGCAATGATGAATTTCGTGAAAAATTAAGGATTCTAGCAGAAACAAACGGTTGGCCATGGTGTCATGAGTGGTTAAATCAAGTTGATCCTATACGGGCACAAGAATTACATCCAAATGATAAAACCCGAATCGAAAGAGCACTTGAAATCTATATTTTAACAGGAATACCGATGAGCACTCTCCGCTCTAAAACGGGGGTTCTGAATGATCAAGAAACGCTCTTCCCTTGTTACGTAATTCATCTTGAACCCGAAGATGATAAATTGAAAGAACGTATTAAAACAAGAGTTCCTATTTTATTTAATCATGGTTGGATTGAAGAAGTTAAGGTATTATATGAGAAATATGGTGATGAGCTTGCAAAATTCCATGCAATTCAAGCTATAGGCTACAAAGAAGTTTTAAACTTTATAAAAGAATGCAAAATTCACCCAGACACACTAAATAAACAAGAATATATCAATACATTACAAGAAAGAATTGCTACTCTCACATGGCAATATGCTAAAAGACAAGGAACTTGGAATGCAAAAGAAAAAAGAGATTTCGTTGTTACTTCTATAAATAAAAGCGTCATTAATAAACTTAAAAAGGAAATGGAACACAAAATAAAAGACTTTATTTCGACTTAG
- the clpP gene encoding ATP-dependent Clp endopeptidase proteolytic subunit ClpP has product MPLVPIVVEQTNRGERSYDVWSRLLKDRIVFLGTPVYDEVANLIVAQLLFLESQDPEKDISFYINSPGGSVTAGLAIYDAMQVIRPQVRTFCVGQCASMGALLLAAGAKGKRYALPNSRVMIHQPSGGAGGQATDIAIQAKEIISLKKRLNEILAAHTGKKITDIEADADRDFFMSASEAKDYGLVDDILMPRSDRVAFTGL; this is encoded by the coding sequence ATGCCACTTGTTCCTATAGTTGTTGAGCAAACCAATCGAGGAGAACGTTCTTACGATGTGTGGTCTCGCCTTCTAAAAGATCGAATCGTATTTCTTGGCACCCCAGTTTATGATGAAGTTGCCAATCTGATTGTTGCTCAACTTCTCTTTCTGGAGTCCCAAGATCCTGAAAAAGATATTAGTTTTTATATAAATAGCCCTGGAGGAAGTGTCACTGCAGGTCTAGCAATTTATGATGCAATGCAAGTGATTCGCCCGCAGGTTCGTACTTTTTGCGTTGGGCAATGTGCGAGCATGGGTGCTCTGCTTTTAGCGGCTGGAGCAAAAGGAAAACGATATGCATTGCCTAATAGCCGTGTTATGATTCATCAACCGAGCGGAGGAGCTGGTGGACAAGCAACAGATATTGCTATTCAAGCAAAAGAAATCATCTCCCTTAAAAAGCGTTTGAACGAAATCTTAGCTGCTCATACAGGCAAAAAAATTACAGATATCGAAGCAGATGCGGACAGGGATTTTTTCATGTCGGCATCTGAAGCTAAGGATTATGGTCTGGTTGACGATATTTTAATGCCGAGATCTGACAGAGTGGCTTTTACGGGTCTCTGA
- a CDS encoding ABC transporter substrate-binding protein, producing the protein MNKKIIALILGLVVILGTVLFIKRNNTAAGHYTIGVLQTASFPALDDTMRGFLSEIKKELGDKITIIEQNAQGSMMQAQAIASSFKANKSISGFYAIATPAVQALKSEIKNRPIAFAAVTDPEGLHLRESDSNITGATDMADIEKQITIMRALLPNVTKVSLLYNPGEPNSVIIVKQMKISLDKFGIAYQDNGANSQADVAAAAQHAAINSQAILIPTDNTIASAFPIVRQIADKAHVPIIATGTAEKKGPLMQFGVDYFQSGVQAAQLLKKMLVDGIKPIDLPIVAPTSSILISESELKKFSIEIPESLKDSITLI; encoded by the coding sequence ATGAATAAAAAAATTATTGCACTTATTTTGGGCTTAGTTGTAATTTTAGGCACAGTTCTATTTATAAAGAGAAATAATACCGCTGCAGGTCATTACACAATTGGTGTTCTGCAAACTGCATCTTTTCCAGCTTTAGATGACACCATGCGTGGTTTTTTGTCTGAAATTAAAAAAGAACTCGGGGATAAAATAACAATAATTGAACAAAATGCTCAAGGCTCAATGATGCAAGCACAAGCGATTGCTTCAAGCTTTAAAGCAAATAAGAGTATTTCTGGTTTTTATGCTATCGCCACACCGGCTGTCCAAGCATTAAAATCTGAAATTAAAAATAGACCCATTGCCTTTGCCGCTGTAACAGACCCAGAAGGTCTGCATTTAAGAGAAAGTGACTCGAATATCACCGGTGCAACAGATATGGCCGATATAGAAAAACAGATCACAATAATGCGAGCGCTCTTACCTAACGTAACAAAAGTTTCTTTATTATATAATCCAGGTGAACCCAATTCTGTTATTATTGTTAAACAAATGAAAATCTCCTTGGATAAATTTGGCATCGCATACCAAGATAATGGCGCAAATAGCCAAGCAGATGTTGCTGCAGCAGCTCAACATGCCGCAATCAATTCACAAGCTATTCTTATTCCAACAGACAATACCATTGCTTCTGCTTTTCCTATCGTACGACAAATTGCCGACAAAGCACATGTGCCAATAATTGCAACAGGGACAGCAGAAAAAAAGGGACCTCTTATGCAATTTGGTGTGGATTATTTTCAATCCGGTGTGCAGGCAGCTCAACTCTTGAAAAAAATGCTTGTCGATGGCATTAAACCAATAGATTTGCCTATCGTTGCTCCAACAAGTAGTATTTTAATCAGTGAAAGCGAATTAAAGAAATTTTCCATCGAAATTCCTGAGTCTTTAAAAGATAGTATTACTCTAATTTAA
- a CDS encoding ABC transporter permease — protein MMSFLPVVIGIFERGFIGAFIVMAIYLASRVMKFDDFSIEGTFGLGGAVVAWSLLHKTDPWLALLFGCLAGGISGSVTGLLHTKLGLNKLISGIVVTTMLFSISINIGGANVALGNAPTIFSLIHFIPFGTLILLAAMALSVAFIFIWYMKTENGFILRSTGINEQFVTSLGKSVPLYITLSLILANSLSALAGGIFVQYSGFFSAFGNVGILIAALAGCMIAELLALNMFIMAILGSIVYQLIIAITIEFQVEPSWQKLITGLLIVVILVVKKLESKKSKGTVAV, from the coding sequence ATGATGTCGTTTTTGCCTGTTGTTATCGGTATTTTTGAACGTGGTTTTATTGGTGCTTTTATCGTCATGGCCATTTATCTCGCATCTCGAGTTATGAAATTTGATGACTTCAGTATTGAAGGCACTTTTGGTTTAGGCGGAGCCGTTGTTGCTTGGTCACTTTTGCACAAAACAGATCCTTGGCTAGCTTTGCTTTTTGGCTGCCTCGCCGGCGGTATTTCAGGCAGCGTTACCGGTTTGCTGCATACAAAACTTGGATTAAACAAATTAATATCAGGTATTGTTGTAACGACAATGCTTTTTTCTATTAGTATTAATATTGGTGGAGCGAATGTTGCCCTTGGCAATGCTCCAACTATATTTTCTCTTATTCATTTCATTCCTTTTGGCACCTTAATTCTGCTTGCTGCTATGGCACTTTCTGTTGCTTTTATCTTTATTTGGTATATGAAAACTGAAAATGGATTTATTTTAAGATCAACAGGCATAAATGAACAATTTGTGACTTCACTTGGTAAAAGTGTGCCTTTATATATCACTCTTTCTTTAATTTTAGCCAACTCGTTAAGCGCTTTAGCTGGTGGAATATTTGTCCAATACAGTGGTTTTTTTTCTGCCTTTGGTAATGTTGGTATATTAATTGCAGCACTTGCAGGTTGTATGATTGCAGAGCTATTAGCATTAAATATGTTTATTATGGCGATTCTGGGTTCCATTGTTTATCAATTGATAATTGCAATTACAATAGAATTCCAAGTTGAACCTTCATGGCAAAAATTGATAACAGGACTCCTTATAGTAGTTATTCTAGTTGTCAAAAAATTAGAAAGTAAAAAATCTAAAGGAACTGTTGCAGTATGA
- the hemB gene encoding porphobilinogen synthase: MNRFQVFPDLPIGNNHIRPRRLRINENIRSLVQENKLQKTDLILPLFISEKGTKRFDIESLPGVYRTPYDDLINEIDGIKKLGIHAIMLFPVIDISRKDLLGTEAYNPDGLIQNSIRKIKETFPDMIIFVDVALDPYTTHGHDGIINEKGYVLNDETVEVLCKQSLSYAACGVDFVCPSDMMDGRIAAIRTTLDTEGYTGTGILAYSAKYASAFYGPFREAISSGARSLDKKTYQLNPANSREAVREAILDIQEGADMVMVKPGLPYLDIVTRIKSESEVPVVIYQVSGEYAMLKCAAQNNLIDEKAAVLESLLSMKRAGADLIVTYYAKWICENIL, from the coding sequence ATGAATCGTTTTCAAGTTTTTCCTGACCTACCTATTGGCAATAATCATATACGCCCACGTCGTCTTAGAATAAATGAAAACATTCGTTCCCTTGTTCAAGAAAATAAATTGCAAAAGACGGATCTCATTTTACCTCTTTTTATTTCTGAAAAAGGAACTAAACGATTTGATATTGAAAGCTTACCTGGAGTTTATCGCACCCCATATGATGATCTTATCAATGAAATTGATGGAATAAAAAAACTTGGCATTCATGCAATTATGCTTTTCCCAGTTATTGACATTTCTCGTAAAGATCTCCTTGGGACGGAAGCATATAATCCAGATGGATTGATTCAAAATAGTATCCGCAAAATTAAAGAAACATTTCCTGATATGATAATTTTCGTTGATGTTGCACTTGATCCATATACAACCCACGGACATGATGGAATTATTAATGAAAAAGGCTATGTTTTAAACGATGAAACCGTTGAAGTGTTGTGCAAACAATCACTCTCCTATGCAGCTTGCGGAGTCGATTTCGTTTGTCCAAGCGATATGATGGATGGAAGAATAGCAGCCATTCGCACAACTCTCGATACCGAAGGTTATACTGGGACAGGAATTTTAGCTTACAGTGCAAAATATGCTTCGGCTTTTTATGGCCCCTTTCGCGAAGCAATATCTTCTGGCGCACGCAGTTTAGACAAAAAAACTTATCAACTCAATCCCGCCAATTCCCGTGAAGCAGTGCGCGAAGCAATACTTGACATTCAAGAAGGCGCGGATATGGTTATGGTTAAACCAGGTTTACCTTACTTGGACATTGTGACAAGAATTAAAAGTGAAAGTGAAGTGCCCGTGGTTATTTATCAAGTCAGCGGCGAGTATGCTATGCTTAAGTGCGCAGCACAAAATAATCTGATTGATGAAAAAGCAGCGGTTCTCGAAAGCCTTCTTTCAATGAAACGCGCTGGAGCGGATCTCATTGTTACGTATTATGCGAAATGGATTTGTGAAAATATATTATAA
- the lexA gene encoding transcriptional repressor LexA, with translation MLELTHVQRKVMEFILNHMDSTGTPPTIREIANYFQWKSVGSAQDVIAALRKKGLLLSPMPGKSRQLVPTAAVLDGIFNQYPAVNTLSHKSRFTSAKKKYLEKMNNSNVLPGFEDLLRVPMLGIVQAGNPHEAIENAGEFIIFPSVARNTLRDGKVFALNIEGYSMLNVGFLPKDIILVETIQTAHDRDIVVAYLNQGEVTVKRYAQKGSALYKLALKNISHKNPLPPAFLVPENPDFEPIPFGIDESDKIIGIVRSLYRKSVF, from the coding sequence ATGCTCGAACTTACTCATGTACAACGTAAAGTAATGGAATTTATCCTCAATCACATGGATTCCACTGGCACTCCACCAACTATCCGGGAAATTGCAAATTATTTCCAATGGAAATCCGTTGGCAGTGCCCAAGATGTTATAGCTGCCTTAAGAAAAAAGGGTTTGTTACTATCACCTATGCCAGGGAAGTCACGTCAATTGGTGCCCACTGCGGCTGTACTCGATGGAATATTTAATCAATATCCAGCTGTTAACACTCTTTCTCATAAGAGTCGCTTTACCAGCGCAAAGAAAAAATATTTAGAGAAAATGAATAACTCGAATGTCTTACCAGGATTCGAAGATCTTTTGAGAGTGCCTATGCTCGGAATTGTCCAAGCGGGAAACCCACATGAAGCTATTGAAAATGCCGGAGAATTTATAATATTTCCGAGTGTAGCTCGCAATACTTTGCGCGATGGCAAAGTATTCGCTTTAAATATAGAAGGTTATAGTATGTTAAACGTGGGTTTTCTGCCAAAAGACATAATTTTGGTAGAAACGATTCAGACGGCTCATGATCGTGATATTGTTGTGGCCTACCTGAATCAAGGTGAAGTCACAGTCAAAAGATACGCTCAAAAAGGATCTGCACTCTATAAACTCGCATTGAAGAATATTTCTCACAAAAATCCTCTGCCTCCTGCTTTTTTAGTACCTGAAAACCCCGATTTTGAACCCATTCCCTTTGGCATTGATGAATCGGATAAAATTATTGGGATAGTTCGATCCCTTTATAGAAAATCTGTTTTCTAA